From Poecile atricapillus isolate bPoeAtr1 chromosome Z, bPoeAtr1.hap1, whole genome shotgun sequence, one genomic window encodes:
- the TYRP1 gene encoding 5,6-dihydroxyindole-2-carboxylic acid oxidase — MRIPTLLYLSLLLLLTMSGQAGAQFPRQCATVEALRSGMCCPDYFPVFGPGTDRCGVSTGRGRCVQVTVDWRPHGPQYIHDGRDDREQWPIRFFNQTCRCNGNFSGYNCGSCRPGWTGPTCSQQINIVRRNLLDLSAEERNRFVNALHQAKVTVHPDIVIATRRREEIFGADGNTPQFENISIYNYFVWSHYYSVRKTFLGAGQQSFGGVDFSHEGPAFVTWHRYHLLQLERDMQNMLQDPTFGLPYWNFATGQNTCDICSDDLMGARSNFDVSLISQNSIFSQWRVLCENVEDYETLGTICNSTEGGPIRRNPAGNVARPMVQRLPEPEDVAQCLEVGVFDTPPFYSNSTDSFRNTVEGYSDPSGKYDPAVRSLHNLAHLFLNGTGGQTHLSPNDPIFVLLHTFTDALFDEWLRRHSADISTYPLENAPIGHNRQYNMVPFWPPVTNNEMFVTAPENLGYSYEVEWPGRALRVTEMITIAIVTALVLVAIIFAAAACIVRVKKNKDELHQPLLTDQYQHYSDDYDGIPTPSQSVV, encoded by the exons ATGCGGATCCCCACGCTGCTCtacctttccctgctgctgcttctcaccATGTCAGGCCAAGCTGGAGCCCAGTTCCCTCGACAGTGCGCAACTGTTGAGGCCCTGAGGAGCGGCATGTGCTGCCCAGACTATTTCCCTGTGTTCGGGCCAGGCACCGACCGCTGTGGTGTGTCCACGGGCAGGGGCCGGTGCGTACAGGTGACTGTCGACTGGCGGCCCCACGGCCCCCAGTACATCCACGACGGGCGGGACGACCGCGAGCAATGGCCCATCCGCTTCTTCAACCAAACCTGCCGCTGCAACGGGAACTTCTCTGGCTACAACTGCGGGTCGTGTCGGCCTGGCTGGACTGGACCTACCTGCAGCCAGCAGATCAATATCG TCAGACGGAATCTTTTGGATCTAAGTGCGGAAGAAAGGAATCGCTTTGTGAATGCCTTACACCAAGCCAAGGTGACAGTCCATCCTGACATCGTTATTGCCACACGAAGACGTGAAGAAATTTTTGGAGCAGACGGCAACACACCTCAGTTCGAGAATATCTCCATTTATAACTACTTTGTGTGGTCTCATTATTATTCTGTCAGGAAGACTTTCCTTGGTGCGGGGCAGCAGAGTTTTGGAGGAGTTGATTTCTCCCATGAGGGACCAGCTTTTGTCACGTGGCATAGGTACCATCTATTGCAGCTTGAAAGAGACATGCAG AACATGCTACAGGACCCCACTTTTGGACTGCCCTACTGGAATTTTGCAACAGGACAAAATACATGTGATATCTGCTCAGATGACTTGATGGGAGCTAGAAGCAACTTCGATGTCTCTCTTATAAGCCAGAATTCAATCTTCTCTCAGTGGCGAGTGCTATGTGAAAATGTAGAAGATTATGAAACCTTGGGAACCATCTGTAACA GTACTGAGGGTGGTCCCATACGAAGAAATCCTGCTGGAAATGTAGCACGACCTATGGTACAGCGTCTCCCAGAGCCTGAGGATGTTGCTCAGTGTTTGGAAGTTGGTGTATTTGACACTCCTCCTTTCTATTCAAATTCAACAGACAGTTTCCGTAACACAGTAGAAG GGTACAGTGATCCTTCAGGAAAATACGATCCAGCAGTTCGAAGTCTTCATAACTTGGCTCATCTATTTTTGAATGGAACAGGAGGGCAAACTCATTTATCACCAAATGACCCCATTTTTGTCCTCCTGCACACATTTACAGATGCTCTTTTTGATGAGTGGCTCAGGCGGCATTCTGCAG ATATCTCAACATACCCACTGGAGAATGCCCCTATTGGACATAACCGACAGTACAACATGGTGCCTTTCTGGCCTCCTGTGACCAATAATGAAATGTTTGTTACTGCACCAGAAAACCTGGGATACAGCTATGAAGTCGAGTGGCCAG gTCGGGCTCTCCGTGTCACAGAGATGATAACTATTGCAATAGTGACTGCATTGGTTCTTGTTGCAATtatctttgctgctgctgcatgcaTTGTACGTGTCAAGAAAAATAAGGATGAGTTGCATCAGCCTCTTCTTACTGACCAGTATCAGCACTACTCAGATGATTATGATGGCATACCAACACCAAGCCAGTCTGTTGTTTGA